A single genomic interval of Aureliella helgolandensis harbors:
- a CDS encoding methyltransferase: MSDTLSNVLVQGNQPFRYLKQFNSEEFSKKAACRDRLRQSDTRWFPGDYLSSVFARELCARQALPFKEVLESFEFFACVRNRIRSKSVADLCCGHGLVGILFAMFQRDVEHVCLLDKVRPQSFDVVLAAAQAVAPWTEAKIKYVEAPLKKTLCHVEVGTAILGVHACGARTDQCIAHAISLRGTIALLPCCRRHRLHPSPECLKNVLGADVAIDVDRTYRLHEAGYRVRWDQISPLITEMNRVLIGRPLPQIENSSDTATGVSPTT; the protein is encoded by the coding sequence ATGTCAGACACACTGAGCAACGTACTTGTTCAAGGCAACCAACCCTTTCGTTATCTGAAACAATTCAATTCTGAAGAGTTCTCGAAAAAGGCAGCTTGTCGAGATCGGCTTCGGCAATCCGACACACGATGGTTTCCCGGAGACTATCTGTCTTCCGTATTTGCTCGCGAATTGTGCGCGCGTCAAGCGTTACCGTTTAAAGAAGTACTGGAGAGTTTCGAGTTTTTCGCCTGCGTGCGCAATCGGATTCGCAGCAAATCCGTGGCGGACTTATGCTGTGGGCATGGCTTGGTTGGGATCCTATTTGCCATGTTTCAACGAGACGTTGAACACGTTTGCCTGCTCGACAAAGTTCGCCCTCAGAGTTTCGATGTCGTGCTCGCCGCAGCGCAGGCGGTCGCCCCCTGGACCGAGGCAAAGATAAAATATGTCGAAGCCCCGTTGAAAAAAACCCTTTGCCATGTGGAGGTGGGAACTGCGATTCTAGGTGTTCACGCCTGTGGTGCACGGACCGATCAATGCATCGCGCACGCAATCTCACTTCGCGGCACGATTGCTCTTCTGCCGTGCTGCCGAAGACACCGCCTGCACCCGTCTCCCGAATGTTTGAAGAACGTTTTAGGCGCAGACGTTGCCATCGATGTCGACCGCACCTACCGCCTTCATGAGGCAGGCTACCGCGTCCGCTGGGATCAGATATCACCGTTAATTACTGAGATGAATCGAGTTCTGATCGGACGACCACTGCCTCAAATCGAGAACTCTTCAGACACGGCAACTGGCGTCTCGCCTACAACCTAA